The Pseudomonadota bacterium DNA segment AATAGGCGTGTATCACATACCACTTCTTTGCCATGAATTCCCTAACCCGGCAAAACCGGAACAATAAAGCCTTCGGCCAAAACTACCACATACATCCAACCAGGGGAAGTACCGATGATCTGCCTCCACCACAGAAAGCAGAGTGAAGAAAATAACTGTTAAGCTCCCAGAATTAACTTGACCAGCTTTGAAAGCCCCAGATCTGAAACACCAAGAAAAAGAGAAATAATAATAACAAAAATCAGGACTATCCACGTTAAGCCCAGGGTTTCTTTACGACTCGGCCAGGTTACCTTTTTCAGCTCAACTTTAGAGTCCTGAAAATATTGAACCAGATTCCCCACGCCTTCTCTTATATCAGCCAACTCCAACCCCCTGAAACCTGTATCCGACAATATGATATTGCGAATCGAATTTCTTTTATATTCTGGCAGGCCAGGAGGGATTCGAACCCCCAACACCCGGATTTGGAGTCCGGTGCTCTAGCCATTAGAGCTACTGGCCTACGCAACCTGTCAAACTACTTTGTTTCCTTATGAAGCGTATGGGTACGACAGAAACGACAGTATTTTTTTATCTGTAACTTATCAGGTGTTGTTCTCTTATTCTTGGTTGTGGTATAATTCCGCTGTTTACATTCACCACAAGCCAAAGTAATCAAATCTCTCATAATAG contains these protein-coding regions:
- the rpmG gene encoding 50S ribosomal protein L33, with translation MMRDLITLACGECKQRNYTTTKNKRTTPDKLQIKKYCRFCRTHTLHKETK
- the secE gene encoding preprotein translocase subunit SecE → MADIREGVGNLVQYFQDSKVELKKVTWPSRKETLGLTWIVLIFVIIISLFLGVSDLGLSKLVKLILGA